A genomic stretch from Nilaparvata lugens isolate BPH chromosome 8, ASM1435652v1, whole genome shotgun sequence includes:
- the LOC111052938 gene encoding uncharacterized protein LOC111052938, whose product MKDTETMKKELDEFDDSYTDKDYNPLKDKGYSSDDEPMDHSYSRPIRTRARDYADTMPGPSSRTPASASLPGSSSHTPATPELSHTPVLDIEDTEAGPHIQAGPAVEEAADHDSPAEVSYNGDNEDTDAGPHIQAGPAVVEAADNNSPAEISDNGGEVQVGCQEKPFKPRKRQRQ is encoded by the exons AGCTTGATGAATTTGATGATAGTTACACAGATAAAGACTACAATCCTCTAAAAGACAAAGGATATTCATCAG ATGATGAACCCATGGACCACTCGTACTCTAGGCCCATCAGAACACGAGCTCGAGACTATGCAGACACTATGCCTGGACCCTCCAGTCGCACTCCTGCTTCAGCCAGCCTGCCTGGATCCTCCAGTCATACTCCAGCTACTCCTGAACTTAGTCACACTCCTGTTTTAGATATTGAAG ATACTGAGGCCGGTCCTCACATTCAAGCTGGTCCAGCAGTTGAAGAGGCAGCTGATCATGACAGCCCTGCAGAGGTTTCATACAATGGAGACAATGAAG ATACTGATGCCGGTCCTCACATTCAAGCTGGTCCAGCAGTTGTAGAGGCAGCCGATAATAACAGCCCTGCAGAAATTTCAGACAATGGAGGAGAAGTACAAGTAGGCTGTCAGGAAAAACCATTCAAACCTCGTAAACGGCAGAGACAGTGA